The proteins below come from a single Fodinicola acaciae genomic window:
- a CDS encoding SDR family NAD(P)-dependent oxidoreductase encodes MTVLDSFDLTGKRALVTGANRGLGRAFAVALAEAGASVAITGRDAGRNADVLAELKDAGHTAVAITGDVTQRADVERMLVETVDGLGGVDILVNNAGLCIHKAAFDVPDAEFDQIFDLNVRGLWLCSTVFGRHLADSGGGVIVNVGSISALIVNRPQLQATYNASKAAVHQLTKSLAAEWAPHNIRINALAPGYVKTEMAPVDRPEFRRMWIEDSAQQRYATPEEIAPSVLYLASDASAFMTGSVLVIDGGYTIY; translated from the coding sequence GTGACGGTGCTCGACAGTTTCGACCTGACCGGCAAACGCGCGCTGGTCACCGGCGCCAACCGCGGCCTCGGCAGGGCCTTCGCGGTGGCGCTGGCCGAGGCCGGCGCGAGCGTCGCGATCACCGGCCGCGACGCCGGCCGTAACGCGGATGTGTTGGCAGAGCTCAAAGACGCCGGCCACACCGCGGTCGCCATCACCGGTGACGTGACGCAGCGCGCCGATGTCGAACGGATGCTCGTCGAAACCGTCGATGGACTCGGCGGTGTCGACATCCTGGTCAACAACGCCGGCCTGTGCATCCACAAAGCCGCGTTCGACGTGCCAGATGCCGAGTTCGACCAGATCTTCGACCTCAACGTACGCGGCCTTTGGCTCTGCAGCACGGTTTTCGGCCGGCACCTGGCCGACAGCGGTGGTGGCGTGATCGTCAACGTCGGCTCGATCTCGGCACTCATCGTCAACCGGCCGCAGCTGCAGGCGACGTACAACGCCTCGAAGGCCGCGGTGCATCAGCTGACCAAGTCACTGGCCGCGGAATGGGCCCCGCACAACATCAGGATCAACGCTTTGGCGCCCGGCTATGTGAAAACCGAGATGGCGCCGGTGGACCGGCCGGAGTTTCGCCGGATGTGGATCGAGGACTCGGCGCAGCAACGCTACGCGACGCCGGAGGAGATCGCGCCGAGTGTCCTCTATCTGGCCAGCGACGCGTCCGCTTTCATGACCGGATCCGTCCTCGTCATCGACGGTGGTTACACGATTTACTAA
- a CDS encoding carbohydrate ABC transporter permease, giving the protein MKTKVIVYIGLAVALAWTLVPLLWMLLGSLKTPAAIGDLLFSPTLENYAGLFSEGNNLWPYLWHSVVAAVSATAISLVLGTLAGYGLARTRMRGKKHLSFWIISTRMAPIAAVVLPLFLMFRGLGLVDSLPGLVLAYLTFNLPFAIWLMSAFFADIPESLEESATVEGAGRWQTFWHVVLPLSKTGLVTTGVLCLVFAWNDYAFATVFAGPHSQTLPIAASQLVTSTGIDWGRMTAIGTIVVIPMMLAGLAVRRWLVTGLTLGAVTGE; this is encoded by the coding sequence ATGAAAACCAAGGTCATTGTCTACATTGGACTGGCCGTCGCGCTGGCCTGGACGCTGGTGCCGCTGCTGTGGATGCTGCTCGGCTCGCTGAAGACACCTGCCGCCATCGGTGACCTGCTTTTCAGTCCTACGCTGGAAAACTACGCCGGGCTGTTCAGCGAAGGCAACAACCTCTGGCCGTACCTGTGGCACAGCGTGGTCGCGGCGGTCAGCGCGACGGCAATCTCGCTGGTCCTCGGTACGCTCGCCGGCTATGGCCTGGCGCGCACCAGGATGCGCGGCAAGAAGCACCTGTCCTTCTGGATCATCTCGACCCGGATGGCGCCGATCGCGGCCGTGGTGCTGCCGCTTTTCCTGATGTTTCGCGGCCTCGGCCTGGTCGACTCGCTGCCCGGCCTGGTGCTGGCCTATCTCACCTTCAACCTGCCGTTCGCGATCTGGCTGATGAGCGCGTTTTTCGCCGACATTCCGGAGTCGCTGGAGGAGTCCGCGACGGTGGAGGGTGCCGGCCGGTGGCAGACCTTCTGGCACGTGGTGCTGCCGCTGTCCAAGACCGGCCTGGTGACGACCGGCGTGCTGTGCCTGGTTTTCGCCTGGAACGACTACGCCTTCGCCACGGTTTTCGCCGGTCCGCACTCGCAGACGCTGCCGATCGCGGCCAGCCAGTTGGTCACCTCGACCGGCATCGACTGGGGCAGGATGACAGCGATCGGCACCATCGTGGTGATCCCGATGATGCTGGCCGGCCTGGCCGTACGCCGGTGGCTGGTCACCGGTCTGACCCTCGGAGCGGTGACCGGAGAATGA
- a CDS encoding carbohydrate ABC transporter permease: MRRLTFAGGMLSPGVILLAALSIIPTVALLAMSFAHVRLIGGARLEWAGLTNWARVFTDGDVWRSWGTTVLYLVLTLGLEMLLGVALALGLFRLVRGRGALLSMLLLPMFVAPVIVGLLGRFLTDSTFGLYARILQAVGLGGDIFVNPVSSFVAVALMDVWEWTPLITLIALAGLTSMNQSVQEAAALDGAYGWKKLRHITLPAISNVLLVGLLIRTMDAVRYFDIITITTNGGPADATKTAPVRVFETAFQFLDFGYAAVIGIVMLVFTIALARGFVRMLDVRGLAG; the protein is encoded by the coding sequence ATGAGGCGCCTGACCTTCGCCGGCGGCATGCTCTCCCCCGGTGTCATCCTGCTGGCCGCGCTGTCGATCATCCCGACTGTTGCCCTGCTGGCCATGAGTTTCGCGCACGTACGGCTGATCGGCGGCGCGCGGCTGGAATGGGCCGGCCTGACCAACTGGGCCCGCGTCTTCACCGACGGCGACGTGTGGCGGAGCTGGGGGACGACGGTGCTCTATCTCGTCCTCACCCTCGGCCTGGAAATGCTGCTCGGTGTCGCCCTGGCGCTGGGTCTTTTCCGGTTGGTACGCGGACGCGGCGCACTGTTGTCGATGCTGTTGCTGCCGATGTTCGTCGCGCCGGTCATCGTCGGCCTGCTCGGACGGTTTCTCACCGACTCGACTTTCGGTCTGTACGCTCGGATCCTGCAGGCGGTCGGTCTCGGCGGCGACATCTTCGTCAACCCGGTCAGCTCGTTCGTCGCGGTGGCGCTGATGGACGTGTGGGAATGGACGCCGCTGATCACGCTGATCGCGCTGGCCGGTCTCACCTCGATGAACCAGTCGGTGCAGGAGGCCGCGGCGCTCGACGGCGCGTACGGCTGGAAAAAGCTGCGCCACATCACGTTGCCGGCGATCTCCAACGTGCTGCTGGTCGGCCTTTTGATCCGCACGATGGACGCGGTCCGTTATTTCGACATCATCACGATCACCACCAACGGCGGACCAGCCGATGCGACCAAGACCGCGCCGGTCCGGGTTTTCGAGACGGCGTTCCAGTTTCTCGACTTCGGCTATGCCGCGGTGATCGGCATCGTGATGTTGGTCTTCACCATCGCGCTCGCGCGAGGTTTCGTACGCATGCTCGACGTGCGGGGGTTGGCCGGATGA
- a CDS encoding NAD(P)-dependent alcohol dehydrogenase: MKASVLVGTGVIEVRERPVPEPKPDEVLIRVAAVGVCGSDVHYYKHGRIGDFVVREPIVLGHEVSGRITGVGSTIAAGRIGERVAIEPQLPCRRCAQCKAGRYNLCPDMRFFATPPVDGAFCEYVTVPADFAHPVPDAVSDTAAALLEPLSVGVWACRKADVGTGSRVLVTGAGPIGLIAAQTARAAGATEVIVSDPVPARRTRVADFGFTAAEPAQVAEVSDVDALIECSGAPPAIASGIPAVRGGGRIVLVGMGSDQLTLPVSLIQNRELWLTGVFRYANTWPTAIALAASRSVELDRLVTGTFGLTDVEAALRADERPDAMKAVVIP; encoded by the coding sequence ATGAAAGCCAGTGTGCTGGTCGGGACCGGCGTCATCGAGGTGCGCGAAAGGCCAGTGCCCGAGCCGAAACCGGACGAGGTGCTGATCAGGGTCGCTGCGGTCGGTGTCTGCGGATCGGACGTGCATTACTACAAACACGGCCGGATCGGCGATTTCGTCGTACGCGAGCCGATCGTGCTCGGCCACGAGGTGTCCGGCCGGATCACCGGTGTCGGCTCCACGATCGCCGCCGGCCGGATCGGTGAGCGCGTGGCGATCGAGCCGCAGCTTCCGTGCCGGCGCTGCGCGCAGTGCAAGGCCGGCCGCTACAACCTCTGCCCGGACATGCGTTTCTTCGCGACGCCACCGGTCGACGGCGCGTTCTGCGAGTACGTGACCGTGCCGGCGGATTTCGCGCATCCGGTCCCCGACGCTGTTTCCGACACGGCCGCCGCCTTGCTGGAGCCACTGTCGGTCGGCGTTTGGGCCTGCCGTAAGGCCGATGTCGGCACCGGCTCGCGCGTACTCGTCACCGGCGCCGGTCCGATCGGCCTGATCGCGGCACAAACAGCTCGCGCTGCCGGCGCGACCGAGGTGATCGTGAGCGACCCCGTGCCCGCTCGCCGCACCCGCGTCGCCGATTTCGGCTTCACCGCCGCCGAACCGGCGCAGGTCGCCGAGGTGTCCGATGTGGACGCTCTGATCGAGTGCTCCGGCGCGCCGCCGGCGATCGCGAGCGGCATCCCGGCGGTCCGCGGCGGCGGCCGGATCGTGCTGGTGGGGATGGGATCCGACCAGCTGACGCTGCCGGTTTCGCTGATCCAGAACCGCGAACTCTGGCTGACCGGCGTTTTCCGGTACGCCAACACCTGGCCGACCGCGATCGCGCTGGCGGCGAGCCGGTCCGTCGAGCTGGATCGGTTGGTGACCGGTACGTTCGGACTCACCGACGTGGAGGCGGCGCTGCGCGCGGACGAGCGCCCGGATGCGATGAAGGCGGTGGTCATTCCGTGA